The DNA window GCGCACGGACACGCCTCGCCTGGGTTGGCTGGTGGTTGGTCGTCGCCGCCGTCCCGAGGCAGCATGTGCGGGACTGTGAGCGCGGGGAGACGGGAGGTTTTTGGTTCGTCGATCTCTGACGGTTGGGAGTTGGGGGTTGGGAGCTCGGCTCGGTCGTCGTCGGCTAGGAACCAGATCGAGAAGCTGTTGGCGTTACCACTACCACTGTTCACGCTCATTGGTTTGTTGTATTCCGTTTCGGGGCTAACACGGAATGGCTTACTCGTACGTGCAGGCCCCGTGCCGTGCATACGACCACCGAGTTCACAACTCAGGTCTCAGGTAAGACTCGGAACATTTCAGTTTGGACGCTGGAGCTACCGCGCGCCAGTGTTGTGCAGAGGCGACTCTGGCCCGGTTATACAAAGCCAAGGAACACCCCCTGTTGACGCTATGGCCGTGTTTAGTTTTGGCTACTctaacactttcgtttttatttgacaattagtgttcaatcatggactaattatgctcaaaacgttcgtctcgcggtttccaaccaaactgtgcaattagtttttttcgtctacatttaatgctccatgcacgtatcgcaagattcgatgtgatggttgttgtagcactttttgaaaaactttttagaaactaaacatgCAATAAATTTTAGACCCGCTTGCGGATGTTTTGTTCGATGCTCGTGCTACTCCTCTGCTCTCTCTGCAGTGCTCTCGCTCTGGTCTGCAGTTTCACGCTCCACCTGCAGGTCAGGCTCTCTCTAGCTTAGCGCTGCACTGCACCTATGAGTCAGGATGGCGCCAAGAGAGGTGACGCTGAGCTCGACACCAAAAACCACAGCATCGAGCTCACCGACGTCACATACACGTCACACAAGCAGTCACATCAACGTCATGGATAAAATAGTCTTGATCTCGACGTCAAAGATCATGACGCCGACACGTGTAACCTTGACGCTAATTACTACGACGTCGAGCTCAGGGTCCAGAAAATGAAAAAATCTTCCAAAGGTCTAAATGTGACTATTTTTCAGAAAaatggctaaaaaataaaaaaaaagtgcCCCAAAACAGTCAGGCGATGCGGAGGCGTAAGATCCTCATCGCTGGGACCACCCCCCGACGTTCTTGCAACGAGCCATCTCTGAAGCTAACAAGAATCACTGCCACTAACAAGGAACAACTGCCAACTGacactcatgaggcttggcctcaatccgtactcacGGGCTTGGCCCCGAGTAAATCTGTCAACTGTTCAACTGCCAAGCAGACTCACTGCCCGAACTGACTACACGATAGAATAGGAGGTATATATAAGCAACTTTATATACTAGGGAAGTGAATGATCTAATGAAAAGCAAGTAGTAGAAAAGTAATGAGCAAATATGGCTTGCTACCTTAGAACAAACCCGAGACATGTGAAAGGATAAGTTGTCAATCACAGGGACACCACACGCGAATGACAATAGCACTACAAGGTCATACGACCGAGAGAGGAATTAGAATTGAAATCAAAGTCGGTTGAGACAATTCGTCGAACACGTGGTAGGCAATGGAGATGGCTTACCTTTAGGGCTAGGGTTTGGCATCGCGAAGCAGTGCGGCGGCCGAGGAGGCGCAATGGCACCGTGAGGCGCGGCGCTAGGAAGCCATCGGCGTGAGAGGATGGCAACACGGCAGCGCCATGGTGCACGAGCATGCGGCAGCGCAGTGGAGCGCAAGCACGTGGTGGCGGGCATGGACGGCTGCGCGGGCGAGATGCGTGCGCTAGCACGGTGGCGCGATGCAGGCGGCGCGGGTGAGCGGGCTGCGCGACGGTCGAAAGAGAGCGAGGCGGCGGTGGTTAGGGCAGCAGCAGTGGCGCAGTGTATGGAGGAAGGACATGGGACACTAGATAGAGAGAATGGTACATATGATGGCCCCCCGTGATAgacaaggaaagaaaagaaaaatctatTCTGCTTGTACTTTAGTGACCAGACGTTGCCCTCCAAAGTCCGGTCAACAACAGAGATGTTCAGAGACCCtcaaatcgtgaccggacgcatccgatgacCCTTGACCGGACCCAGCACAGAGTTTGGTCCTTCCTTGAGATCTATTCTACACTGACCGGATGTAGAAATATCGTCACACCAGACGCtgtagaaaacactgttcatcgtCCGGTCCTCCTTCAACAACTGCTCCTCCTTTAGCTGCAGTCTTTCTTCGTTCCTACGCGCTGCTTTTTTCTAATTGAgttccaacttcaataagaccaaaataaacaccaattgagactgatatgagagacctctctcaaaccctcaagtttttcaaaataatttgcattcggctataattctttttaagaaaataggcaataaaagggccgaggagcaccatgtgaccacacaagagggttttatgaccaataggagcttcaaatgctctccctatttgtggataaacacagtgagtgctcaaaagataaccgaaaagaaacgacaaagcaacacacatgcacatgcaatgtaatgcaatacttgaaagtaagtctagatgcttgtcaagtttgatccaaggttaagcttcttcacacgcttttcgatggttatcttaaccatgttagataagccttaagtgcattactaaaaattaagcatgttttatattacagtgcaatgcaagggacaacacaggcttattttttagtgaagttactaaggtcaagcacattgagctcattcctcaaccgataaaataaagcctcatctagcggtttagtgaagatatctaccaattgatcctcggtccttacaccttctagtgatatatcatttttagtaacatgatctctaagaaagtggtgacggatatctatgtgcttggtgcgaaaGTGTTGAACCAGGTTATTACCAAGCTTTACCGCGCTCTCATTGTGACACAAGAGAGGTAccatttctagaactacaccatagtctagaagagtttactttatataaagaatttgtgcacaataagcacccgcagcaatgtactccgcctcggcggtggacaatgACATGCTATTTTACTTcttagaggtccaagacactagtgatctaccaagaaaatgacaccctccggatatattttttctatcaattttgtaaccggcataatctgaatcaaaATAGCCAACTAGTTAGAATCTAGCTCCAttaggataccaaagaccaatgcttggtgtgtccttaaggtacctaaggattcttttaatggcagcTATGTGAGccttcttaggattagcttaaaatctagcacacatacacacactaaacatgatgtcgggcctagatgcggtcaaatataacaagctaccaatcatagaatggtagagagtttgatcaatcgatttacctccctcatctaggttgagatgttcattagatggcattggtgtcttgattgacttacattcatccattttgaacctcttgagaaggtccttggtatacttttcttgagagatgaaaatcctctctctcatttgcttgacttgaaaataaagaaagaatgtaagctcccCAATTATAGACACCTCGAACTCCtttaacatcaattcaccaaactctttgaaatagtcttcatttgatcagccaaatatgatatcatcaatatatacttgacaaatgaagatctctccatcaagtttcttggtgaatagtgtggtgtcgacctttccaatggtgaagcccttctcaatgcagaaatcccgaaggcgctcatagcaagctcttggggcttgcttaagcctatatagcgcattggacaacctatagacatgattaggatatctagggtcttcaaaaccgggaggttcatcaacatagactagtttatttatgaagccatttaaaaatgcacttttaacatctatttaatataatttcatttcatgatgagatacatatgcaagaaggatatgagtggcttcaagtcttgcaaccagtgcaaaggtctctccaaaatctaacccttcgacttgagagaacccctttgcaactagccttgtcttgttcctcacaacgatgccttgatcatcttgcttgttgcggaacacctatattgttccaatgactcttatatcttgtggtcgctcttcaggtatccaaacttcattgcaggtgaagttgttcaactcttcatgcatggcatttatccaatccagatcttgaagagctttttttacattcttaggctcaatgcaagaaacaaatgagtgatgttcaataaataaagcaagtttttgagagtgaGTCATTACTCTCTTTGAAggacttcctatgatgagatcttgtggatgtgcttgtagtaggggtgaatttcttctatcaaccacttaagggggaggttgtggagcatcaaaatcttgagcttgtgccaccatttgatcctGGTGCATGGTTATAAGCCATTTCAGCTGAAACGAAGAGGCTGCTACATATAAATATACTAAATTTCGAGCCCTTGATAATAGTGAAATATAATATCCATACCTTACTACACCTTTGTGAGTATCCAACCACCATAGACCTACGGGTGAATattaaggcctggtttagttccaaaaaattttcaaccaaaactatcacatcgaatcttatggcacatgcatagagtattaaatatagacgaaaaaaactaattgcacagtttaattggaaatcgcgagacgaatgttctaagactaattagtccatgattagccataagtgctacagtaactagcatgcgctaatgatggattaattaggcttaataaattcatctcgtagtTTCTAAGCGAGCTATGTAGTTAGTTTTTTGGGgaaatggtgttcttgccccttacacatatgtgcaattgtgattttgtcctcgtttttctaactttgtgattttgcctttaactgttcacaagtcaatGCGATTTTGTCCCTGGTCAACGCGAATTTACCCCTGTTTTTaccgttgaccaggggcaaaatcgcgttgacttgtgaacagttaaggacaaaatcacaaagttagaaaaacaagggcaaaatcacaattacacATCAAAGTGggggcaagaacacaagagcccctagttttttttattagtatccgaaaacccctcccgacatcccgaaacatccaatgtgacatccaaaaatttttatttcatgaactaaacacaccctgagCCTATGTCCAAACCTGTCGACTACAAAACCTGTGGGTACCTCTGTCTATGGGTCCAACTGTCATCCATACAACCAGAGTGAATATACACAACATGAGGTACGTAACAACGTGAATTATTATTATTTGTCTCAATCTTCTTCTGCCTACGTACACTTCAAGCAATCGTCACAAGTACGTTACTAGTACGTCTATGTGGCTCACACATTTGCCGCAAACACGTAAACCGATAGTATCATCATTTCCTAACACGGTTATCGCCAAAGGCATGCCCGGATGCCCCATTACGCTAACACACCGGCCAAAGCTTAGCTGTAAAAAGCCGAACGAGCCAGTGAGCCGATGCACGCACGCACGACGGCACGAGCTCCACTGACACAACACACCTTTAAACAAGCCGGCGaaaaaaaaaacaaccaaaaAGGCATAAAGTGCATGACACCGGGGCCCACGCGTCATCCTCAGCACGGCCAGCTATGCCGTCGACGACGCCAACGTCTCGCCTCCCCACCCGCTCGTACAAGTAGCGCGGGGGTAGTAGCGTCATTTGGCGCTCCCCCGCCACCGCTTTAAATTGATCCCAAAAGCGGGAGCCGAACAGAGCGAGGCACCCCAGAGCGCCGCGGCCGCACGCAGAGGAGGCGAGAGGAAGCAGAGGAGGAGCAGGATGGTGGCGATGGGCGTGGACGAGGACGAAGAGCGGCGGATGGATGAGCGGCCCATGCACCAGGGCTGCATGGCGGGGTTCCTCCACCTGTTCGACCGCCCCCAGATCCTCTCCGGCCGCCGCCTCCACAACTCGCAGCGCCGCCTCACGTCGTTCTCCAGTGTACGTACGCGCGCGCCCTTTCCCCTCTGTGCTGCAAACGGATAATGAATCTTGGCTGTGACCGCTGTGCTGTGTGTGTTTCAGGGCTCGGCGACGCCGTCCGAGCGGTCAATGCCGCTGGAGCGCGCGACGCCGGCGCCATCGTCGCCGGACATGACGCCGCCGGCCGCGCCGCGGCCGTCGCTGCAGCTTCCGCCGCTGGACCTCAAGgacggaggcggtggcggtggttacGGCGCCGCGCCGTCGTGGAGGCTGCCGCGGCTCTCGTTGGACAGCCGCGCGGTGGTCGACGCCAGGGGCAAGCTCCGGCCGCGCGAGATCCGGACCTCGGCCTCCGCCGCCGGCGCGCCGCCGTCTCCATCAGCGGGGGGAGGCGACGAGCGCCGGTCCCCCAGCGTGGTCGCGCGGCTCATGGGCCTCGACGCGCTCCCGCACGGCCAccaggcggcggacgtcgagtgCGGGCAGCacgggcacggcggcggcgcggcgagcccGGCCACGCTCCGGCGGTCCGCGTCCGAGCGCGTGCCGCGGGACCCGTCGCAGTTCCGCTTCGTCGACCCGTCCTTCTTCGAGAGGCCGgcggcgtcgccgccgccgccgcgccggccgTCGCCTGCGTcgtccccgacggccgaggaGGCGGCGGCAATGCGGCGGGCGCTGGATCCGGCCGTCGTCCCGCACGCGTTCCAGAGGCGCAGCCGCTTCGACGCGCACGATGTGTTTCCGGAGCCCGCGAAGCAGCGCGCAGACCAGGCGTCCGGCGGCGCCGCCCACGGCGAGATCGCGCTCTACGGCGAGATCGAGCGGCGCCTCCGCAAGCGCGGCATCGCGGAGCCCGCGCGGGATCTCGAGACGCTGAAGCAGATACTGGAGGCGCTGCAGCTCAAAGGGCTCCTCCACCACACCCCTCCTCCGGCGCCTGCGCAGGCACGCACCCCTCCGCCACCCATCGTCGTCATGCGCCCGTCCAGTCGCGCGCCGCCGCAGATGCCGCCGCCGGCGCGGCTGACGCCCGCGTGCCGCCCACGCTCGCCGGACCTGGCGGCGTCTCCCGCACGTAGCCCGGCCTCCCCGGCTCGGCGTGGCTCGCTGTCCCCCCAGCGTCGCGTCTCGCCGGCGCAGTCTccgaaccagcagcagcagccgcaggcTCCTTTTAGGAAGCCAAGCGGCTTCGACTCCGCCGGTGCCCGCTCTCGCATTGCCCGCCGCGCGGCGCACAACGCCGCGGCCCTGTTCCCCGACGACGAGGCCTCCACCACATTCTCcgacggcggcagcagcagctccttaagCGCCTCCTCCCGGTGGGACTTCGAGCCGGGAGGACCGCGGCCTGCTGGACCGTTGCAGCAGCCGGACCCCCGGACGGACCGCGGCCTGCTGGAGCGGTGCGGGAAGCTCCTGAGCAGTATCCAGGCGTTCACCGGCGGCGACGCGGCGGGGACCGACCAGCAGCCCAGCCCCGTGTCCGTGCTCGACGCGGCGGCCTTCCTCGCGGACGAGgactcgccgtcgtcgtcgtccgggTCAAAACGAGCCATCGActtccgccgcagcagcagcgtcCGCCCAAAGGCCGC is part of the Miscanthus floridulus cultivar M001 chromosome 9, ASM1932011v1, whole genome shotgun sequence genome and encodes:
- the LOC136482213 gene encoding uncharacterized protein is translated as MVAMGVDEDEERRMDERPMHQGCMAGFLHLFDRPQILSGRRLHNSQRRLTSFSSGSATPSERSMPLERATPAPSSPDMTPPAAPRPSLQLPPLDLKDGGGGGGYGAAPSWRLPRLSLDSRAVVDARGKLRPREIRTSASAAGAPPSPSAGGGDERRSPSVVARLMGLDALPHGHQAADVECGQHGHGGGAASPATLRRSASERVPRDPSQFRFVDPSFFERPAASPPPPRRPSPASSPTAEEAAAMRRALDPAVVPHAFQRRSRFDAHDVFPEPAKQRADQASGGAAHGEIALYGEIERRLRKRGIAEPARDLETLKQILEALQLKGLLHHTPPPAPAQARTPPPPIVVMRPSSRAPPQMPPPARLTPACRPRSPDLAASPARSPASPARRGSLSPQRRVSPAQSPNQQQQPQAPFRKPSGFDSAGARSRIARRAAHNAAALFPDDEASTTFSDGGSSSSLSASSRWDFEPGGPRPAGPLQQPDPRTDRGLLERCGKLLSSIQAFTGGDAAGTDQQPSPVSVLDAAAFLADEDSPSSSSGSKRAIDFRRSSSVRPKAAATKVSDPEDDVWAPSSWPLDPEACSDPDYAYVADLVRLLGGSRRTRRDPTDAYKAAEQRRRHQRGGDPDDTWLLCGAVAEALESQRSVCPWEPAALLRGAELVAHVWAEVRRAGEPVVARAAGEDADLNDVTCSAIRRDLAADSSGPWGSQQKQRHGAEVADAVLQIERLVFKDLVADTIRELADADRPLPRRKLVF